In one window of Helianthus annuus cultivar XRQ/B chromosome 17, HanXRQr2.0-SUNRISE, whole genome shotgun sequence DNA:
- the LOC110923775 gene encoding uncharacterized protein LOC110923775 has product MGVENGQLTLHLQWSRLQLNPSELAELSDLTYAANAVSFEVGPDRWMWSPESSGLFTVRNIRKIIEEKSFPNDGFGFFWNRWVPLKINLLVWRLVLDRLPTTTNLSRRNVQIPALDCKICHDGDETASQLFFHADWLKVYGILSLNGASWDQYSCYI; this is encoded by the coding sequence ATGGGGGTAGAAAACGGACAACTAACGCTGCATCTCCAATGGTCTAGGCTGCAACTTAACCCGTCTGAACTGGCTGAGTTGTCGGACTTAACCTATGCAGCGAATGCGGTCTCTTTTGAGGTGGGTCCAGACAGATGGATGTGGTCTCCGGAATCCTCCGGGTTATTTACAGTTCGTAACATCAGGAAGATAATCGAGGAAAAGTCGTTTCCAAATGATGGTTTCGGGTTCTTTTGGAACAGATGGGTGCCGCTAAAAATAAATTTATTGGTTTGGAGGCTTGTTTTGGATAGACTACCAACAACAACGAATCTTAGTAGAAGAAATGTCCAAATTCCAGCCCTTGATTGCAAGATCTGCCATGACGGGGACGAAACAGCGAGCCAACTTTTTTTTCATGCAGACTGGCTCAAAGTCTATGGGATTTTGTCGCTGAATGGTGCAAGTTGGGATCAATATTCATGCTACATCTGA